The following are from one region of the Heterodontus francisci isolate sHetFra1 chromosome 34, sHetFra1.hap1, whole genome shotgun sequence genome:
- the LOC137348715 gene encoding probable G-protein coupled receptor 139, with the protein MHAPPRGLVYAIYYAALAAIAVPVNLVAIVILSRGKCGLSRCITQYLVSMAVTDLLVIITAVMLNRLPGIYFPGSFMSITPVCSLSITVINASKDSSVWLTVTFTFDRFVAICCQKLKTKYCTQKTVAWVIGTVCALSCLKNIPWYFLHEPIYIINNVPWYCTLKETRYTSPIWVAFDCTDRILTPCLPFFLILLLNALTVRHIVVGSSIRRRLRVNSNAENQNDPEMEIRRKSIVLLFAISGAFILLWMTYAVQFLYEQFTNDYIIKGFNDPKFILIESANMLQLLSCCTNTFIYAVTQSKFREQLKNMVKHLVENMSKLIKWKRNFQ; encoded by the exons ATGCACGCTCCACCCAGAGGCCTAGTGTATGCTATTTACTACGCTGCCCTTGCAGCTATTGCTGTTCCAG ttaatttagtggcgattgtgatcctgtccagagggaagtgcggtctctccaggTGTATAACACAgtacctggtgtccatggcagtgacggatcttctggtcattatcaccgctGTGATGTTAAACCGGCTTCCTGGCATTTATTTTCCAGGGAGCTTCATGTCCATTACTCCAGTGTGCAGTCTCAGCATTACGGTAATTAATGCATCCAAAgacagttctgtctggttaacagtcactttcacctttgatcgatttgtggccatttgttgtcagaaactgaaaacaaaatattgcacccagAAAACAGTGGCATGGGTGATAGGAACAGTCTGTGCTCTGAGCTGCTTAAAAAACATCCCTTGGTATTTTCTACATGAACCCATCTATATAATTAACAATGTCCCGTGGTATTGCACACTGAAGGAAACACGTTATACTTCACCAATATGGGTGGCTTTTGATTGCACTGACCGTATATTAACCCCTTGTCTGCCGTTCTTTCTGATTcttttgctcaacgctctgaccgtAAGGCACATTGTAGTGGGCAGCAGtattcgcaggagactccgggtgAACAGTAATGCAGAGAATcagaatgacccagagatggaaatcCGGAGAAAGTCCATTGTTTTACTCTTTGCTATCTCGGGTGCTTTCATTCTTCTGTGGATGACGTATGCCGTACAGTTCTTATATGAGCAATTTACAAATGATTATATAATCAAAGGATTCAATGATCCCAAATTTATTCTCATAGAAAGTGCAAATATGCTTCAGctgctgagttgctgcacaaacacttttatttatgcagtgacccagagcAAATTCCGGGAACAGTTAAAGAATATGGTGAAACATTTGGTAGAAAATATGTCTAAATTAATTAAATGGAAAAGAAATTTCCAATAG